One Candidatus Binataceae bacterium DNA segment encodes these proteins:
- a CDS encoding AMP-binding protein, which yields MIGLKEQTVRGGKSFAELRAMHRWNIPADYNVAIDCLDRHTDLRDRVALLYEDDEGHAARYTFAQMIEASNRFGNALRGLGIGRGDVVAVHTPQRPETAIAHMAIYRIGAIALPISKLFGPDAIQYRLENSAAKAILMEPETVGKMDDVDRKSLPNFKHLIVAGQVKGTLSFDDLMSKGAPGLAMEKSSAEDPVLLMYTSGTTGNPKGVLHVARYVLGHNGIDYSYNYLRDGDLYYSPADWAWAGGLLDGLLAIWPYGIPVLAYRSKARFDPEVTFRLLEKYGASVGLYPPTALKVLREIKNPREKYRQIKLRCIVSGAEPVSPQLAKWVDEELQVEFNQGFGQTEANYFIGTCSRVEKARLEPLGKPYPGHHVAIVSPEGEVLKAGMTGEIAIRRDSPVVMREYWKNPNAMSEKFKGEWCMTGDLGHMDEEGYVYFQGRNDDVIKSSGYRIGPSEIEAKIMEHACVASCAVIGVPDAQRGQAIKAFIKLLPGFSPSENLVEEIRTHVKTRLAAHEAPREFEFLDEFPSTVTGKIMRRELRAREDAKRSGHVGS from the coding sequence ATGATCGGACTCAAGGAACAGACAGTGCGCGGAGGAAAAAGCTTCGCAGAACTCCGTGCCATGCATAGGTGGAACATTCCGGCGGACTACAACGTCGCGATCGACTGCCTCGATCGTCACACCGATCTTCGTGACCGGGTCGCGCTGCTGTACGAAGACGACGAAGGCCACGCCGCGCGGTACACGTTCGCGCAGATGATCGAGGCGTCCAACCGGTTTGGCAACGCACTGCGCGGCCTCGGTATCGGCCGCGGCGACGTGGTTGCGGTTCACACACCCCAACGGCCGGAGACGGCGATCGCGCATATGGCCATCTATCGAATCGGCGCGATCGCGCTTCCCATCTCAAAGCTGTTCGGCCCCGACGCAATTCAGTACCGGCTCGAGAACAGTGCCGCGAAGGCAATCCTCATGGAGCCTGAGACGGTCGGCAAAATGGATGATGTGGATCGCAAGAGCCTTCCCAATTTCAAACACCTCATAGTTGCAGGCCAGGTCAAAGGCACGCTTAGTTTTGATGACCTCATGAGCAAGGGCGCACCGGGCCTCGCGATGGAAAAGTCGAGCGCAGAAGATCCGGTCCTGCTGATGTACACCTCCGGCACCACCGGAAACCCCAAGGGCGTACTGCATGTCGCCCGCTACGTACTGGGGCATAACGGCATCGACTACTCCTACAACTATTTGCGCGACGGCGATCTCTACTACAGCCCCGCGGATTGGGCGTGGGCGGGGGGATTGCTCGACGGATTGCTGGCGATTTGGCCGTATGGAATTCCGGTGCTCGCGTATCGCAGCAAGGCTCGCTTCGATCCGGAAGTGACCTTCCGACTGCTTGAGAAGTACGGTGCCTCGGTGGGCTTGTATCCTCCCACCGCACTTAAAGTCTTGCGCGAGATAAAGAATCCGCGCGAAAAGTACCGACAAATCAAACTCCGCTGCATCGTGAGCGGCGCCGAACCCGTAAGTCCCCAGCTCGCGAAATGGGTAGACGAGGAGCTGCAAGTCGAATTCAATCAGGGCTTTGGCCAGACCGAAGCCAACTACTTTATCGGCACCTGCAGCAGGGTCGAAAAGGCGCGTCTGGAGCCGTTGGGCAAACCCTATCCGGGCCACCACGTCGCGATCGTTTCGCCCGAAGGTGAAGTGTTGAAGGCGGGCATGACCGGCGAAATCGCGATTCGGCGCGACTCGCCAGTAGTGATGCGTGAGTACTGGAAAAACCCGAACGCGATGAGCGAAAAGTTCAAGGGCGAATGGTGCATGACCGGAGATCTCGGCCATATGGACGAAGAAGGCTACGTCTACTTCCAGGGACGCAACGACGATGTAATCAAAAGCTCCGGCTACCGGATCGGTCCCTCCGAAATCGAAGCCAAGATCATGGAGCACGCCTGCGTCGCATCGTGTGCGGTCATCGGTGTGCCGGATGCGCAGCGAGGCCAGGCGATCAAGGCATTCATCAAGTTGTTGCCTGGATTTTCGCCGTCCGAGAATCTGGTCGAAGAGATCCGGACCCACGTCAAGACCCGCCTGGCCGCGCACGAGGCGCCGCGCGAGTTTGAGTTCTTGGATGAATTTCCGTCCACGGTGACCGGAAAGATCATGCGGCGCGAACTGCGGGCGCGTGAGGATGCCAAGCGCTCAGGCCACGTTGGGAGTTGA
- a CDS encoding OB-fold domain-containing protein: MDARSNFPRPIPEFDAQEFWAGCNRGELLMQRCTSCKKFRWLPQPMCPSCNSLESEWVKVSGKGIVYSYTIIAHPVHPAAVSRVPYNVAQVQLDEDPQLILITNLVGVRNEDIRVGMRVQVTFEEHSPGVLLPKFERVSKS, translated from the coding sequence ATGGACGCGAGATCGAATTTTCCTCGCCCGATTCCCGAATTCGACGCGCAGGAATTCTGGGCCGGCTGCAATCGCGGAGAACTGCTGATGCAGCGCTGCACGTCGTGCAAGAAGTTTCGCTGGCTCCCCCAGCCCATGTGCCCATCGTGTAATTCGCTCGAAAGCGAATGGGTCAAAGTCAGCGGCAAAGGAATCGTCTACTCATACACGATTATTGCGCACCCCGTTCATCCGGCCGCCGTCAGTCGCGTGCCATACAATGTCGCCCAGGTGCAACTCGATGAAGATCCGCAACTGATCCTGATAACGAACCTGGTTGGAGTCAGGAACGAAGACATCCGCGTCGGGATGCGCGTGCAGGTGACGTTCGAAGAGCATTCACCGGGCGTGCTGCTTCCGAAATTCGAGCGCGTCTCGAAATCCTGA
- a CDS encoding metalloregulator ArsR/SmtB family transcription factor has translation MKIDNTIAALADSTRRELLRRLASSPCRASALARGFAISRPAVCKHTRVLKRAGLIRAKKSGREQIYELAPMGRDAVRQLIAKLEEVSGFWDVALDAFKRYAEAEPR, from the coding sequence ATGAAAATTGACAACACCATCGCCGCGCTGGCCGATTCAACTCGCCGCGAACTGCTGCGACGACTCGCTTCCAGCCCCTGCCGGGCCAGCGCGCTTGCAAGAGGCTTTGCGATCAGCCGCCCGGCGGTCTGCAAACATACCCGAGTGCTTAAGAGGGCTGGCCTGATCCGAGCCAAGAAAAGTGGCCGCGAGCAGATTTACGAACTGGCACCGATGGGGCGTGACGCGGTCCGGCAGCTGATCGCCAAACTCGAAGAAGTGAGCGGCTTCTGGGACGTCGCGCTGGACGCGTTCAAGCGTTACGCGGAAGCGGAACCTCGCTAA
- a CDS encoding LLM class flavin-dependent oxidoreductase has product MAAPRFGLTLPNRGVIIGATTVEEMLEMAQWADGAGWDSVWVGDSIFAKPRLDAIALLGAIAARTKRVRLGPACFASTPLRNPLLLAYQWASLDFLSGGRTVFSACKGQPQPGGGEFDREFNALAIDPRSRVRRMEEAIEILRLTSTREHVDYQGKYTQFRDVTVLPRPVQQPIPIWVTANPSPVTEATAKDFERSYKRVARMGDGWMTTGKTPTQVREGIQMIRNYAQELGRTLEAKFEVCVYYNINVNEDRDKAFGESKKFLDDYYTVDYHRDFLELWVAMGSPEQCADSIRGFLDAGATTITLRPTGYDQRHQFKRITDEVFPLLT; this is encoded by the coding sequence ATGGCAGCACCCCGCTTTGGTCTCACCCTTCCAAACCGTGGCGTGATCATCGGCGCCACGACCGTCGAAGAGATGCTGGAGATGGCGCAATGGGCGGATGGAGCTGGCTGGGATTCGGTCTGGGTGGGAGATTCGATCTTCGCGAAACCGCGCCTGGATGCAATCGCCCTGCTCGGGGCGATTGCCGCGCGCACCAAACGGGTGAGGCTCGGTCCGGCGTGTTTTGCCAGTACGCCGCTGCGGAACCCGCTGCTGCTGGCTTATCAGTGGGCCAGCCTTGATTTCTTGTCCGGAGGACGCACCGTGTTTTCCGCCTGCAAGGGGCAGCCGCAGCCGGGCGGGGGGGAGTTCGATCGTGAGTTCAATGCGCTCGCGATAGACCCTCGCAGCCGCGTGCGGCGGATGGAGGAAGCGATAGAAATCCTACGACTCACGTCAACCCGTGAGCACGTCGACTACCAAGGCAAATATACACAGTTTCGCGATGTTACCGTGCTGCCGCGTCCGGTCCAGCAACCAATCCCGATCTGGGTAACGGCGAATCCGTCTCCGGTCACCGAGGCGACCGCGAAGGACTTCGAACGCAGCTACAAACGCGTCGCGCGCATGGGCGATGGGTGGATGACAACCGGCAAGACGCCCACGCAAGTGCGCGAAGGGATCCAGATGATCCGTAACTACGCTCAAGAACTCGGCCGCACCTTGGAAGCCAAGTTCGAAGTCTGCGTTTACTACAACATCAACGTGAATGAGGACCGCGACAAGGCCTTCGGAGAATCCAAGAAATTCCTCGACGACTACTACACGGTCGACTATCATCGCGACTTCCTCGAGCTGTGGGTCGCGATGGGTTCACCAGAACAGTGCGCCGACTCGATTCGAGGATTTCTCGACGCCGGCGCGACCACCATTACCCTGCGACCAACCGGCTATGACCAGCGCCACCAATTTAAGCGGATCACGGACGAGGTTTTCCCGCTCCTGACCTAG
- a CDS encoding acyl-CoA dehydrogenase family protein yields the protein MPDDSIDVLAAVRDLAPSISTRSAEIESERRLPLDLLDQLIAAGCFRMLTPRTHGGVEVDLPLSMEIIETIAAADGATGWTVMIGSESPMLLALLPRSRFDRIYANTPEVIVGGGFAPRGQAGVGAGGYLVNGRWAFVSGCQHSRFLIGNCVVTENGRPRPGLLPGSNEIRAMLFRSDQVTILDTWEVTGLRGTGSHDIEVKNLRVPSDDSLDIFMGQSCVPGALYKAPVVSFALHIGAVGVGIAMHALADIIALVQTNKKRLYTSSAIADSPLFHYRLAQAETSLRAARGLLMAESRAVWQSSLAGRSPTPAETARVVGSVAWAAQTAASIVDTCYTAGGGTAPYNSSSLQRHLRDIHTLTQHAAVNEAMLARAGAFLAGKSPDFTF from the coding sequence ATGCCTGACGATAGTATCGATGTGCTGGCTGCTGTGCGGGACCTGGCGCCTTCCATCAGCACCCGCTCGGCGGAAATCGAATCGGAGCGGCGATTGCCGCTCGATTTGCTCGACCAACTGATTGCGGCCGGGTGCTTCCGCATGCTCACGCCTCGCACCCACGGCGGTGTCGAGGTCGATTTGCCGCTCTCCATGGAGATCATCGAGACGATTGCGGCGGCCGACGGGGCGACGGGGTGGACGGTCATGATCGGGTCGGAGTCGCCGATGCTCCTCGCCCTGCTGCCGCGGTCTCGATTCGATCGAATCTACGCGAACACGCCCGAGGTGATCGTCGGCGGGGGCTTCGCACCCCGAGGGCAGGCGGGCGTGGGAGCGGGTGGGTATCTGGTGAATGGGCGGTGGGCGTTCGTGAGCGGCTGCCAACATTCGCGATTCCTGATTGGTAATTGCGTAGTTACCGAGAACGGCCGACCACGGCCCGGTTTGTTGCCCGGTTCCAACGAAATCCGCGCGATGCTGTTTCGCAGCGACCAGGTGACGATCCTCGACACCTGGGAGGTCACCGGCCTGCGCGGCACCGGCAGCCACGACATCGAGGTAAAGAACCTCCGAGTCCCATCCGATGATTCGCTGGACATCTTTATGGGGCAGTCGTGTGTGCCCGGCGCACTGTACAAGGCGCCGGTGGTGTCCTTCGCTCTGCATATCGGCGCCGTGGGTGTGGGAATCGCTATGCACGCGCTCGCTGACATCATCGCGCTGGTACAGACCAACAAGAAACGTCTCTACACCAGCTCCGCGATTGCTGACTCACCGCTGTTCCACTATCGACTCGCCCAGGCAGAGACGAGCTTGCGCGCCGCGCGCGGATTACTCATGGCGGAATCGCGCGCGGTGTGGCAATCGTCACTCGCCGGACGCTCGCCGACGCCGGCAGAGACGGCACGGGTGGTCGGCAGCGTGGCATGGGCGGCACAAACTGCCGCCTCGATAGTCGATACCTGCTACACGGCGGGCGGTGGCACCGCACCATACAATTCGTCTTCCCTGCAGCGCCATCTGCGCGACATTCACACCTTGACGCAGCACGCGGCAGTCAATGAAGCGATGTTGGCCCGTGCCGGCGCGTTTCT
- a CDS encoding amidase, with translation MISLAEYSSRDGLGLAELVAGKEVTSEELVEAALAAVEKVNPRLNAVLQTLPDLAHAEIRKGVPRGPFAGVPFLIKELVLHAKDVRCDQGSRLARGFVPSADTELMARFRRSGLVLIGTTQTPEFGYNPTTETTLFGPVHNPWVQGHSAGGSSGGSGASVAAGIVAVAHANDGGGSIRIPASCNGLVGLKPTRDRVPTGPDSADPLCGLAIEFAVTRTVRDTAALLDCVAGADIGAPGLPVPPVRPFRDEVRADPGKLRIAWTVTPASGAKIHPECAQAVQETVKLLEDAGHTLIEDRPRFDWDEYLEKVHVIWAVFNVLSADFAAQTMGRKPGPDNLEAVTWACYEEGKRFSATDVLNSMAHGNVISRKVGAFFENYDLLVTPTIARPPVPHGEINQDKKGMSAMEWTRLVFSYCPFTPVFNTTGHPAISLPMHWSETGLPIGVQLVARFGDEATLIRLASQLEQARPWKERRPPVHASR, from the coding sequence ATGATCTCTTTGGCAGAGTACTCGTCGCGCGATGGACTCGGACTCGCCGAACTCGTGGCCGGGAAAGAGGTCACCTCCGAGGAACTCGTGGAGGCTGCCCTCGCAGCCGTCGAAAAGGTAAATCCGAGGCTCAACGCGGTGCTGCAGACCCTTCCCGACCTGGCACATGCAGAGATTCGCAAAGGCGTGCCGCGGGGTCCGTTTGCGGGGGTTCCATTTCTCATCAAGGAGCTCGTGCTCCATGCCAAAGACGTCCGCTGCGACCAAGGTAGCAGGCTCGCCCGAGGCTTCGTCCCCAGCGCCGACACAGAGTTGATGGCGCGCTTCAGGCGCTCCGGTCTGGTCCTCATTGGCACCACGCAAACCCCGGAGTTCGGTTACAATCCGACCACCGAAACCACCTTGTTTGGGCCGGTGCACAACCCATGGGTGCAGGGTCACAGTGCTGGTGGCTCCAGTGGCGGTTCAGGCGCGTCGGTCGCCGCGGGAATAGTCGCGGTAGCACACGCCAACGATGGCGGCGGTTCGATCCGCATTCCGGCATCGTGCAACGGATTGGTCGGGCTGAAACCCACGCGCGATCGAGTACCCACGGGGCCCGATTCCGCTGATCCTCTGTGCGGACTGGCAATCGAGTTCGCGGTAACGCGGACGGTACGCGATACCGCAGCGCTGCTCGATTGCGTCGCCGGTGCCGACATTGGCGCGCCCGGACTTCCGGTGCCGCCGGTGCGACCATTTCGCGACGAAGTGCGCGCCGATCCCGGCAAACTACGAATCGCGTGGACGGTTACACCCGCCTCAGGAGCGAAGATTCATCCCGAATGCGCACAGGCTGTGCAAGAGACGGTTAAGCTACTTGAAGATGCCGGCCACACGCTGATCGAAGATCGTCCACGCTTCGACTGGGACGAATACCTCGAAAAAGTTCACGTCATCTGGGCGGTCTTCAATGTGCTGTCGGCCGATTTCGCAGCACAGACGATGGGACGCAAGCCGGGACCGGATAACCTCGAAGCCGTGACCTGGGCTTGTTATGAGGAAGGCAAACGCTTTAGCGCGACCGATGTGCTTAACTCGATGGCGCATGGAAACGTGATCTCGCGCAAAGTAGGAGCCTTCTTCGAGAACTACGACCTGCTGGTGACGCCTACCATCGCCAGGCCGCCCGTGCCCCACGGAGAAATAAATCAGGACAAAAAAGGCATGAGTGCGATGGAATGGACGCGACTGGTGTTCTCCTACTGCCCCTTTACCCCTGTATTCAACACTACCGGGCACCCCGCGATTTCGCTGCCGATGCATTGGAGCGAAACGGGCTTGCCAATCGGCGTGCAATTGGTCGCGCGCTTCGGCGATGAGGCGACTCTCATTCGTCTGGCCTCGCAGCTCGAACAAGCGCGACCGTGGAAAGAGCGCAGGCCGCCGGTTCACGCATCCAGATGA
- a CDS encoding dienelactone hydrolase family protein, with protein sequence MVEEALEIRTPDGTSDAFLYRADDGGRRPGVIHLTDIGGIRPSHCKMARRLAEKGYAVLLPNVFYRTGKPPMFDFTPTMGEERTMKRFAELATPMTPEATERDASAYVDFLAAQPSVGLGTIGVVGHCFTGGMAMRAAAVRPGKLAAAASFHGGGLYTNAPTSPHLVLPRIRAELYFGHAINDQSMPEEAIKNLEQALARWGGKYQSETYAGAYHGWTTPDTPVYNQQQADRAFEKLAELFARTLK encoded by the coding sequence ATGGTCGAAGAAGCTCTTGAAATTCGCACCCCCGACGGAACCTCCGACGCATTCCTGTATCGAGCCGACGATGGGGGGCGCCGGCCCGGAGTGATTCACCTGACCGACATCGGCGGCATCCGGCCTTCACATTGCAAGATGGCCCGTCGCCTCGCCGAGAAGGGCTACGCGGTTCTGCTGCCGAACGTTTTCTACCGCACCGGAAAACCTCCGATGTTCGACTTCACGCCTACCATGGGCGAGGAACGCACCATGAAGCGCTTTGCCGAACTGGCCACACCCATGACGCCTGAAGCTACGGAGCGCGACGCGTCTGCGTACGTCGATTTTCTGGCGGCGCAGCCCTCGGTCGGCTTGGGCACCATCGGAGTGGTGGGACACTGCTTCACCGGCGGTATGGCAATGAGGGCCGCGGCGGTACGCCCAGGAAAACTTGCGGCGGCAGCCTCATTCCATGGCGGTGGACTCTACACGAACGCACCGACCAGCCCCCATCTCGTGCTTCCGCGCATCCGGGCCGAGCTCTACTTCGGTCACGCGATCAACGACCAGAGCATGCCCGAGGAAGCCATCAAGAACCTCGAGCAGGCGCTGGCGCGGTGGGGCGGAAAGTATCAGAGCGAGACCTACGCCGGCGCTTATCATGGCTGGACCACGCCGGATACACCCGTCTACAACCAGCAGCAGGCCGACCGGGCCTTTGAAAAACTCGCCGAGCTGTTCGCGCGGACGCTCAAGTAG
- a CDS encoding LLM class F420-dependent oxidoreductase, whose amino-acid sequence MDIGVMIAATAETGDITEIARTVEDLGFESLFIPEHPVIPIAFKTIPPGGGELPEHYGRWMDPFVALGAAAAVTKRIKLGTGICLLPEREPIITAKTIATLDVISGGRVVLGIGGGWLREETEAMGTRFGKRWKRLRETVEAMRALWTQAEPSYQGDLVQFPAIRCDPKPVQKPGPPILLGARGSKAFARIARSYDGWAPIAGKPQNLKKEIDALKQVVAQAGRNPDTLQISAFVDPGEDGVSSENLKGYQEAGADRLVLFSQRDAIKMANGRALEVVRRIAPTLDRARRL is encoded by the coding sequence ATGGATATCGGCGTGATGATTGCGGCAACCGCGGAAACGGGAGACATCACTGAAATAGCCCGCACCGTCGAGGACCTCGGCTTTGAATCGCTTTTCATTCCCGAACATCCGGTCATTCCGATCGCTTTTAAAACCATCCCGCCCGGCGGAGGGGAACTCCCGGAACACTACGGGCGTTGGATGGATCCCTTCGTGGCGCTCGGCGCCGCCGCGGCGGTCACGAAGAGAATCAAGTTGGGAACCGGGATCTGTCTCCTCCCCGAACGCGAGCCGATTATCACCGCCAAGACTATAGCGACCTTGGACGTTATCTCGGGCGGCCGCGTGGTGCTGGGAATTGGCGGCGGATGGCTTCGCGAAGAGACTGAGGCGATGGGAACACGCTTCGGAAAACGTTGGAAGCGGCTGCGCGAGACGGTCGAGGCGATGCGAGCGTTGTGGACGCAGGCGGAGCCCAGCTACCAGGGCGACCTGGTCCAGTTCCCAGCAATCCGTTGCGACCCCAAGCCGGTCCAGAAACCCGGACCTCCGATACTGTTGGGCGCACGCGGGTCCAAGGCGTTCGCGCGCATAGCCCGCAGCTACGATGGCTGGGCCCCGATCGCCGGCAAACCGCAGAATCTCAAGAAGGAAATCGATGCGCTCAAGCAGGTCGTCGCCCAGGCCGGTCGCAATCCCGATACCCTGCAGATAAGCGCGTTCGTCGACCCCGGCGAGGACGGAGTCTCATCGGAGAATCTCAAAGGCTACCAGGAGGCCGGTGCAGATCGTCTGGTCCTGTTCTCGCAGCGCGATGCGATAAAGATGGCGAACGGACGAGCGCTCGAAGTCGTGAGACGAATCGCGCCCACCCTCGACCGCGCGCGCCGCCTATGA
- a CDS encoding DUF2141 domain-containing protein — protein sequence MRRAFLALGSAAAQAGLVSTSTEETGERIKAEVVGLHSTDGDVKCARFNGAEGFPADSSKAIKTTSGPIHDGIAECDFDQVPAGEYAIAVYHEENSNGKLDRIFVGIPKEGVGVSNETAGTFDRPHLTTTASPIRVEVRPSPSTSAISDMVAQ from the coding sequence ATGAGGCGAGCGTTCCTCGCACTGGGATCCGCGGCAGCTCAGGCGGGTTTGGTTTCCACCTCGACCGAAGAGACAGGCGAACGGATCAAAGCCGAAGTAGTAGGTCTTCACAGCACCGATGGCGACGTCAAGTGCGCCCGGTTCAATGGCGCTGAGGGATTTCCCGCGGATTCATCGAAAGCGATCAAGACAACCAGTGGACCCATACACGACGGGATCGCGGAGTGCGATTTCGACCAGGTCCCGGCCGGTGAATACGCCATTGCGGTCTATCACGAGGAGAATTCCAACGGAAAACTCGATCGAATTTTCGTGGGCATTCCCAAGGAGGGCGTGGGCGTTAGCAATGAGACTGCCGGTACTTTCGATCGCCCCCATTTGACCACGACCGCTTCACCTATTCGGGTGGAGGTAAGGCCGTCACCATCCACCTCCGCCATCTCTGATATGGTTGCCCAGTGA
- the rhmD gene encoding L-rhamnonate dehydratase: MSLTIKQVRALVVRGGGGDYHDQGSSHWIDDHIASPMSRYPEYRQSRQSFGINVLGTLVVEIEASDGTVGFAITTGGEPAAYIVEKHLARFLEGRDPKDYELIWDQMYFATQYYGRKGLVVNAISGVDLALWDLLGKVRGEPVYHLLGGPVRSEQPFYATSSRPDLAKTLGFIGGKLPLHHGPAEGEAGFEQNLAELAEMRSRVGDDFWLMLDCWMSLDLNYAIRLAQQAHKYGLKWIEEALSPDDYWGYAELKKAVPGGLLVTTGEHEATRWGFRMLLEMECCDIIQPDVGWCGGLTELVKISALAESRGVLVVPHASGVYSYHFVITRHCSPFSEFLMMAPKADEVVPMFTPLLLDEPVPVDGRLKLPDRPGFGVRLNPACAMHRPYTH; the protein is encoded by the coding sequence ATGAGTTTGACTATCAAGCAGGTTCGCGCGCTGGTCGTTCGCGGTGGCGGCGGCGACTATCACGATCAGGGAAGCAGCCATTGGATCGACGATCACATCGCCAGCCCGATGAGCCGCTACCCGGAATATCGCCAGAGCCGTCAGAGTTTTGGCATCAACGTCCTCGGCACGCTGGTGGTTGAAATCGAGGCCAGCGACGGCACGGTCGGATTTGCGATAACCACCGGCGGTGAGCCGGCCGCCTACATCGTGGAAAAACACCTGGCACGCTTCCTTGAGGGCCGCGATCCCAAAGACTACGAACTCATCTGGGACCAGATGTACTTCGCAACCCAGTACTACGGTCGCAAAGGACTGGTAGTTAACGCCATTTCTGGCGTCGATCTCGCGCTCTGGGATCTGCTCGGCAAGGTCCGCGGCGAGCCCGTCTATCACCTGCTCGGCGGACCGGTTCGCTCCGAGCAGCCATTCTACGCGACCAGTTCGCGCCCCGATCTCGCCAAGACGCTCGGCTTCATCGGTGGCAAACTCCCGCTTCATCACGGCCCCGCCGAGGGTGAAGCCGGCTTTGAACAGAATCTGGCAGAACTGGCGGAGATGCGGTCGCGGGTCGGCGATGACTTCTGGCTGATGCTCGATTGTTGGATGAGCCTCGACCTCAACTATGCCATACGCCTGGCGCAGCAGGCGCACAAATACGGGCTCAAATGGATCGAGGAAGCGTTGTCGCCCGACGACTATTGGGGTTATGCCGAACTCAAAAAGGCGGTCCCGGGAGGCCTACTGGTTACGACCGGCGAGCATGAAGCGACACGCTGGGGCTTCCGGATGCTCCTTGAAATGGAGTGCTGCGATATCATCCAGCCCGATGTCGGCTGGTGTGGAGGCCTCACGGAACTTGTCAAGATCTCGGCCCTCGCAGAAAGCCGAGGCGTGTTGGTCGTTCCGCACGCCTCGGGAGTGTACAGCTACCATTTCGTAATCACGCGCCACTGCAGCCCATTCTCGGAATTTCTGATGATGGCGCCCAAAGCCGACGAGGTGGTTCCGATGTTCACTCCGCTGCTGCTCGACGAGCCCGTACCGGTCGACGGCCGGCTCAAGCTGCCGGATCGCCCAGGCTTCGGAGTGCGCCTCAACCCCGCCTGCGCAATGCATCGTCCCTATACCCACTAG